The following coding sequences lie in one Arachis hypogaea cultivar Tifrunner chromosome 4, arahy.Tifrunner.gnm2.J5K5, whole genome shotgun sequence genomic window:
- the LOC112795940 gene encoding cytochrome b561 and DOMON domain-containing protein At5g47530 isoform X1 produces MISYFLILLLMLCAHDFLPPTRAQLVPTIEKLALAQNGRTILYELESKISHMTPGNNGKRTTVVSYRDQTLSRHTQLHLQKVHGILIVVGWGTLLPIGAIIARFFKWKQWFWCHVLCQTLGYIVGTIGWCIGIWLRTLSKHYLSKLQLALTIITFTIINLQILSVLTMRSNKEGGYRKWWNIWHHATGYAAIGMVVVSIFAGISTEKEAEILIKAYTVIIGVLIVVAVPLQMFRFKSTIKKQFMRMTTSLRRSQSI; encoded by the exons ATGATATCCTATTTCCTAATTCTGCTTCTCATGTTATGTGCTCATGACTTTCTTCCTCCTACCCGTGCCCAATTAGTTCCCACAATTGAGAAATTAGCACTAGCTCAAAATGGAAGAACAATTCTCTATGAATTGGAATCCAAAATCAGTCACATGACACCAGGAAATAATGGTAAAAGAACTACTGTAGTATCGTATAGAGATCAGACTCTCTCCCGCCATACTCAGCTTCATCTACAAAAG GTGCATGGGATTCTAATCGTTGTAGGATGGGGAACTTTGCTTCCAATAGGAGCAATCATTGCAAGGTTTTTCAAGTGGAAACAATGGTTCTGGTGTCACGTACTGTGCCAAACACTAGGATACATTGTGGGCACAATCGGCTGGTGCATTGGGATATGGCTTAGAACCCTTTCAAAACATTATTTGTCTAAACTCCAACTTGCACTTACCATCATTACCTTCACAATCATAAACTTACAA ATACTTTCCGTGTTGACGATGAGGTCAAATAAAGAAGGTGGTTATCGCAAGTGGTGGAACATATGGCACCATGCTACAGGGTATGCTGCAATTGGAATGGTTGTAGTTAGCATATTTGCTGGGATAAGCACTGAAAAAGAAGCTGAAATTTTGATAAAGGCTTATACGGTGATAATTGGAGTACTGATTGTTGTAGCCGTACCATTACAAATGTTCAGATTCAAGTCTACCATAAAGAAACAGTTTATGCGAATGACTACCAGCTTAAGACGATCACAGAGCATTTag
- the LOC112795940 gene encoding uncharacterized protein isoform X2, with amino-acid sequence MATSAAAMDGAAAASLRSVVQRVHQAAERSARTPQQVRVVAVSKTKPVSVIREVYDSGHRCFGENYVQELVEKAPQLPEDIEWHFIGNLQSNKAKLLVNSVPNLEYVETVDDEKIANCLDNAVANLGRKPLKVFVQVNTSGETSKFGVNPSECVDLVKYVKDRQCLEFCGLMTIGMPDYTSTPENFKTLWNCRSEVCKAIGIPEDQCELSMGMSADFEQAIEMGSTNVRIGSTIFGAREYPKKQK; translated from the exons ATGGCCACGTCAGCAGCTGCAATGGACGGAGCCGCTGCGGCATCCTTGAGGTCGGTGGTGCAGCGCGTCCACCAGGCCGCCGAGCGATCAGCCCGGACGCCACAACAGGTTCGTGTAGTTGCCGTCAGCAAGACCAAGCCCGTCTCCGTCATCCGCGAGGTCTACGATTCCGGCCACCGCTGCTTCGGCGAGAACTACGTTCAAGAACTCGTCGAGAAAGCTCCTCAG CTTCCAGAAGATATTGAGTGGCATTTCATCGGAAATTTGCAGAGCAATAAGGCGAAGCTTCTTGTCA ATTCTGTTCCCAACCTTGAATATGTAGAAACTGTAGATGATGAGAAG ATAGCAAATTGTCTTGATAATGCTGTAGCAAACTTGGGCAGGAAACCATTGAAGGTTTTCGTCCAAGTGAATACAAGCGGAGAAACAT CTAAATTTGGTGTTAACCCTTCTGAGTGTGTGGACCTTGTGAAATATGTTAAGGACCGCCAATGCCTCGAGTTTTGTGGCCTAATGACAATTGGTATGCCGGATTATACTTCTACCCCGGAAAATTTTAAG ACGTTATGGAATTGTAGAAGTGAAGTTTGCAAAGCAATTGGAATACCAGAAGATCAATGTGAACTATCAATGGGCATGTCTGCAGACTTTGAGCAAGCt ATTGAGATGGGAAGTACAAATGTGAGGATTGGATCTACTATATTTGGCGCCAGAGAGTACCCAAAGAAACAAAAGTAG
- the LOC112795939 gene encoding pentatricopeptide repeat-containing protein At4g04370-like — MHAFKPKAPYLLLLKFPTYKTVKTRWLVLLPPPPSSATATHSFNGHINYLSSQGSHRQVLLTYASMLHSQIPSDPFTFPTLLKACSSLNLFPLGLLLHQRIVLLGFSLDPYIASSLITFYVKFGFPDVARKVFDFMPHRNVIPWTTIIGCYSHGGRVLEAFSLFGEMCWQEIQPTSVTLLSLLSGVSEIAQVRCLHGCAVLHGFMFDISLSNSLLNVYGKCGSIDDSRKLFDYMERRDLVSWNSLISTYAQIGDLIEVLQLFKTMRVEGLEPDRQTFGSVLSVVASRGELKLGMLVHGQILRGGFHLDAHIETSLIVAYLKGGNVDTAFKIFERSLDRDVVLWTAMISGLVKNDSADKALCVFRQMLNLGVKVSSATMASVITACSQLGSIHLGASIHGYIMRQELSLDGAAQNSLVSMYAKCGHLDQSSIVFDRMSKRDLVSWNTIISGYAQNGYVCKALLLFNEMRSDHQNADSITIVSLLQGCASTGQLHLGRWIHSYVVRNVLQPCILVDTSLVDMYCKCGDLDAAQRCFNQMPYHDLVSWSAIIAGYGYHGKGESAFRLYSEFLKSGIKPNHVIFLSVLSSCSHNGLVDQGLTIYKSMTRDFGIAPNLEHHACVVDLLSRAGRVEEGYNLYRKVFLRPHLDVLGIILDACRAHGNKELGDAIANDILMLRPMSAGHYVQLAHCYASINKWEEVGEAWNHMRSLGLRKIPGWSFIDIHGTITTFFTDHNSHPLFQEIVFALKVLRKQMIKMEEVSINLESNHIYNNCVCLKSENSGISMNGCDVLDFQ, encoded by the coding sequence ATGCACGCATTCAAACCAAAGGCTCCCTACTTGTTGCTGCTGAAGTTCCCTACCTACAAAACAGTCAAAACCCGGTGGCTGGTACTGTTACCACCACCACCTTCTTCAGCCACCGCCACTCACTCATTCAATGGCCACATCAACTACCTTTCCTCCCAAGGTTCCCACCGCCAAGTCCTCCTCACCTATGCCTCCATGCTCCATTCCCAAATCCCTTCTGATCCCTTCACCTTCCCCACCCTCCTCAAAGCATGTTCCTCCCTCAACCTCTTCCCCCTTGGCCTCCTCCTCCACCAACGCATCGTTCTTCTTGGCTTCTCCCTTGATCCTTACATAGCTTCTTCTTTGATCACTTTCTAtgtcaaattcgggttccctgatGTTGCTCGCAAAGTGTTCGATTTTATGCCTCATAGAAACGTTATTCCTTGGACTACCATTATTGGCTGCTATTCCCACGGTGGTCGTGTTCTTGAGGCTTTTTCCTTGTTTGGTGAGATGTGTTGGCAGGAAATTCAGCCCACTAGTGTTACATTGCTAAGCTTGCTCTCTGGAGTTTCAGAGATTGCTCAAGTGCGGTGTTTGCATGGCTGTGCGGTTTTGCATGGGTTTATGTTTGATATAAGCTTGTCAAATTCTCTATTGAATGTGTATGGGAAATGTGGGAGCATTGATGATTCCAGGAAGTTGTTTGATTACATGGAGCGAAGAGATTTAGTTTCTTGGAATTCGCTGATATCGACCTATGCCCAGATTGGGGATCTGATTGAGGTTCTGCAGCTTTTTAAGACAATGAGGGTGGAAGGGTTAGAGCCCGATCGGCAGACTTTTGGGTCAGTGCTATCTGTGGTCGCATCAAGGGGGGAGTTGAAATTAGGAATGCTAGTTCATGGCCAGATTTTGAGAGGTGGTTTTCACTTGGATGCACATATTGAAACATCACTGATTGTAGCTTACTTGAAAGGTGGGAACGTGGACACTGCTTTCAAAATATTTGAGAGGAGTTTGGATAGGGATGTAGTTTTGTGGACCGCGATGATATCAGGCCTTGTAAAGAATGATTCTGCTGATAAGGCACTGTGTGTGTTCCGCCAAATGTTGAATCTCGGAGTGAAGGTATCTAGTGCTACTATGGCCAGTGTAATTACAGCATGTAGTCAACTTGGGTCTATTCATTTGGGGGCATCCATTCATGGTTACATAATGAGGCAAGAATTGTCATTGGATGGTGCCGCTCAAAACTCTCTTGTTTCCATGTATGCAAAGTGTGGTCACTTGGACCAGAGTTCCATTGTATTTGATAGGATGAGCAAAAGGGATTTGGTTTCTTGGAACACAATAATCAGTGGGTATGCCCAAAATGGCTATGTATGCAAGGCATTGTTGCTTTTCAATGAAATGAGGAGTGATCATCAAAACGCTGATTCAATAACCATTGTCTCCCTCCTCCAAGGCTGCGCGTCAACCGGACAACTTCACTTGGGAAGATGGATACACAGCTATGTTGTAAGAAACGTCCTTCAGCCGTGCATCTTAGTGGACACTTCTTTGGTAGACATGTACTGCAAATGTGGCGATTTGGATGCCGCTCAACGGTGTTTCAACCAGATGCCATATCATGACTTGGTGTCATGGAGTGCGATAATTGCAGGGTACGGCTATCATGGCAAAGGAGAAAGTGCATTTAGGTTATACTCAGAGTTCCTGAAATCTGGAATTAAACCAAACCATGTGATTTTCTTGTCGGTTCTATCTTCTTGTAGTCATAATGGACTTGTAGACCAAGGATTGACCATATACAAATCAATGACTAGAGATTTTGGAATTGCACCAAATCTTGAGCACCATGCTTGTGTGGTTGATCTCCTCAGTCGAGCAGGGAGGGTCGAGGAGGGGTATAACCTATACCGAAAAGTATTCTTAAGGCCTCATCTAGATGTTTTAGGCATAATCCTTGATGCATGTCGAGCACATGGTAATAAGGAACTTGGTGATGCAATTGCCAATGACATTCTCATGCTGAGGCCTATGAGTGCAGGGCATTATGTACAACTTGCACATTGCTATGCTTCAATAAACAAGTGGGAAGAAGTGGGTGAGGCATGGAATCATATGAGATCTCTTGGACTGAGAAAAATTCCTGGCTGGAGTTTCATTGACATACATGGGACCATAACTACATTTTTCACAGATCACAATTCACACCCCCTGTTTCAAGAAATAGTGTTTGCACTAAAAGTTTTGAGAAAGCAAATGATCAAAATGGAGGAAGTTAGCATTAACCTTGAAAGCAATCACATATATAACAATTGTGTATGTCTGAAAAGTGAAAACAGCGGCATTTCCATGAACGGCTGTGATGTTTTGGATTTCCAATGA